One window of the Mycobacterium xenopi genome contains the following:
- a CDS encoding YecA family protein encodes MAKTVQPMQALARILTEHGPLHIDEIGQRLREAGVAEPDIPSPADIEMECPARELVDERWAWLSAVLAGRVFTHRLGADEVAHDMLAVSPDLDPITSLCEHDEYQRLVDGSAAQVVLAEFDDELLEERGIPVEAVDPGGALLLEPRTLTGLQVTEGDLVGLRLTEQGLTIERVTAPVPHAEVGARLAAVLDDDEPRLFDQVVWTACVEDPAAFTEPLAPLSEIADDCGLTRRGEWLAPAGFDFARWDFERGCARLVERHDIDPDDAFAVYTLVQLHEQVSLGIDAAESGEPHDQAAPRPTDDRLFQLLGKLGAALADPLLAVLLVDETIGSGCEGAAGLALLAAMLEPEVPRPAQVAFRWLRAVALERLGAIDAAERELLAAESMDPDWPLPLLDLARFASDRGDVEHGLGLLRRAGVDEDYPLFELLRQYRAEPRSGLGRNEPCWCGSGRKYKKCHLGRERLPLAERARWLYAKAVQHALRSGWNDLLITVGYERCRHADDDPDALERALDDPLVIDAVLFEGGAFAEFLEMRGWLLPDDERLLAEQWLLVERSVFDVEQVRRGQGVTLRDVRTGERHAVRERTASRQLEPGQLICTRVLPAGDTMLIFGGIDPVALHERDALIDLLDTQPDPVTLVAWLSRRFAPPTLVNTEGDPLTLCEARVRVSDPARIQAALDDTYDRVDGDGPQWFELVITDGVQRIRATLALDGDTLRVETNSEERMERVLATLARLDPAMNVLDDERRPMRDMRQVARLAEELPDADPLEPADPKVAAALEEFIRDYETRWLDEPIPALDGHTPRQAADDPTRRGDLIKLLDGFPAGPAAGGGMDADRLRAALGLR; translated from the coding sequence ATGGCTAAAACGGTCCAGCCGATGCAGGCCCTCGCGAGGATCCTGACCGAACACGGCCCGCTGCACATCGACGAGATCGGGCAGCGGCTGCGGGAGGCCGGCGTCGCCGAACCGGATATACCGTCACCGGCGGACATTGAAATGGAATGTCCGGCAAGGGAACTCGTGGACGAGCGATGGGCCTGGCTGTCGGCGGTGCTCGCGGGCCGCGTGTTTACCCACCGGCTCGGTGCCGACGAGGTGGCCCACGACATGCTTGCTGTGTCGCCGGACCTGGACCCGATCACCTCGCTGTGCGAACACGACGAGTATCAGCGGCTCGTCGACGGGTCGGCGGCCCAGGTCGTGCTCGCCGAGTTCGATGACGAGCTGCTCGAGGAGCGCGGCATCCCCGTCGAGGCAGTCGACCCGGGCGGTGCGCTGCTGCTGGAGCCGCGCACGCTTACGGGGTTGCAGGTGACCGAGGGCGACCTGGTGGGGCTGCGGCTGACCGAACAGGGACTCACGATCGAACGCGTCACTGCACCGGTACCGCACGCGGAGGTCGGCGCCCGGCTGGCGGCGGTGCTCGATGACGACGAGCCGCGGCTCTTCGACCAGGTGGTGTGGACGGCGTGCGTCGAGGATCCGGCGGCATTTACCGAGCCGCTGGCACCGCTGAGCGAGATCGCCGACGACTGCGGCCTGACCCGACGCGGCGAATGGCTCGCACCGGCCGGATTCGATTTCGCCCGTTGGGATTTCGAACGCGGCTGCGCGCGGCTGGTGGAACGCCACGACATCGACCCCGACGACGCGTTCGCGGTATACACGCTGGTGCAACTGCATGAGCAGGTATCGCTGGGGATCGACGCCGCCGAATCGGGCGAGCCGCACGACCAGGCCGCGCCGCGACCCACCGACGACCGGCTCTTCCAACTGCTGGGCAAGCTCGGGGCCGCGTTGGCCGACCCGCTGCTGGCAGTGCTGCTGGTGGACGAGACGATCGGCAGCGGTTGCGAGGGCGCGGCCGGGCTGGCCTTGTTGGCCGCGATGCTGGAGCCGGAGGTGCCACGTCCGGCGCAAGTCGCGTTTCGCTGGCTGCGCGCGGTGGCGCTGGAACGGCTCGGCGCCATCGACGCGGCCGAGCGTGAGCTGCTGGCGGCCGAGTCGATGGATCCGGACTGGCCGCTGCCGCTGCTGGACCTGGCCCGCTTTGCCTCCGATCGCGGCGACGTCGAGCACGGGTTGGGATTGCTGCGCCGCGCTGGCGTCGACGAGGACTACCCGCTGTTCGAGCTGCTGCGGCAGTATCGGGCCGAGCCGCGAAGCGGGCTCGGCCGCAACGAACCGTGCTGGTGCGGGTCGGGTCGCAAGTACAAGAAATGCCATCTCGGGCGTGAGCGGTTGCCGCTGGCCGAGCGGGCACGCTGGCTGTATGCGAAGGCCGTCCAGCACGCGCTGCGGAGCGGCTGGAATGACCTGCTGATCACGGTGGGCTACGAGCGCTGCCGGCACGCCGACGACGATCCCGACGCGCTGGAGCGGGCGCTGGACGATCCGCTGGTGATCGACGCGGTGCTGTTCGAGGGCGGGGCGTTCGCGGAGTTCCTCGAGATGCGCGGGTGGCTGCTGCCCGACGACGAACGGCTGCTCGCCGAGCAATGGCTGCTGGTCGAGCGGTCGGTGTTCGACGTCGAACAGGTGCGCCGCGGCCAGGGCGTCACCCTGCGCGACGTGCGCACCGGCGAGCGGCACGCGGTGCGTGAGCGAACGGCCAGCCGCCAGCTCGAGCCCGGACAGCTGATCTGTACCCGCGTGCTGCCCGCCGGGGACACCATGCTGATCTTCGGCGGGATCGACCCGGTCGCGCTGCACGAGCGCGATGCGCTGATCGACCTGCTCGACACCCAACCCGACCCGGTGACATTGGTGGCGTGGCTGAGCCGCCGGTTCGCGCCGCCGACGCTAGTCAACACCGAGGGCGACCCGCTGACCCTCTGCGAGGCCCGCGTTCGGGTGAGTGACCCAGCCAGGATCCAGGCCGCGCTCGACGACACCTACGACCGGGTCGACGGCGACGGGCCGCAATGGTTCGAGCTCGTCATTACCGATGGCGTGCAACGGATTCGGGCCACGCTGGCCTTAGACGGCGACACGCTGCGGGTGGAGACCAACAGCGAGGAACGGATGGAGCGGGTGCTGGCCACGCTGGCCCGCCTCGACCCGGCGATGAACGTGCTGGACGACGAGCGCCGCCCGATGCGTGACATGCGGCAGGTCGCGCGGTTGGCCGAGGAGCTGCCCGACGCGGACCCGCTTGAGCCTGCCGATCCCAAAGTGGCTGCGGCCCTTGAGGAATTCATCCGGGACTACGAGACACGCTGGCTCGACGAGCCGATTCCCGCGCTCGACGGCCACACCCCGCGGCAGGCCGCCGACGACCCCACCCGGCGCGGCGATCTGATCAAACTCCTGGACGGCTTTCCCGCCGGTCCAGCCGCCGGCGGCGGTATGGATGCCGACCGGCTGCGCGCGGCGCTCGGGCTGCGGTAG
- a CDS encoding FIST N-terminal domain-containing protein produces the protein MRIAVGVSTAPDARQAAAEAAAQARDELAGETPSLAVLLASQSHTDHAAEVLGAAQEIVEPPALVGCVAQAVVAGRHEFEDESAVTVWLASGLPAETFHLDFIRAGSGGLLSGYRFDRTGDDLHLLLPDPYTFPSHLLIEHLNTDRPDATLVGGLVSGGRGSGDARLFRDRDVHSSGLVGMRLPGGRAVPIVSQGCRPIGHPYIVTRADGAVITELGGLPPLLRLREIVEGLPPGEQELISRGLQIGIVVDEHLATPGQGDFVIRGLVGADPSTGAIEIGQVIEVGATVQFQVRDPVSADKDLRLAVERALAELPGRPVGALLFTCNGRGRRMFGVADHDASTISELLGGIPLAGFLAAGEIGPIAGRNALHGFTASMVLFLE, from the coding sequence GTGCGGATCGCAGTAGGGGTTTCCACCGCGCCCGACGCGCGACAGGCCGCGGCGGAGGCGGCAGCGCAGGCGCGCGACGAACTCGCCGGTGAGACGCCGTCGCTGGCCGTACTGCTCGCGTCACAGTCGCACACCGACCACGCTGCCGAGGTCCTGGGCGCAGCGCAGGAAATCGTCGAGCCGCCCGCGCTGGTCGGCTGCGTGGCGCAGGCCGTCGTCGCCGGCCGCCACGAGTTCGAGGATGAGTCCGCGGTGACGGTGTGGCTGGCCTCCGGCCTGCCCGCCGAGACGTTCCACCTGGACTTCATCCGCGCCGGTTCGGGTGGGCTGCTCAGCGGCTACCGCTTCGACCGGACCGGCGACGATCTGCACCTGCTGCTGCCCGACCCGTACACGTTCCCGTCGCACCTGCTCATTGAGCACCTCAACACCGACCGGCCGGATGCAACACTGGTGGGCGGTCTGGTCAGCGGCGGGCGCGGATCGGGCGATGCCCGACTATTCCGCGACCGTGACGTCCATAGCTCCGGTCTGGTCGGCATGCGGCTGCCCGGCGGGCGGGCCGTTCCGATCGTGTCGCAGGGTTGCCGGCCGATCGGCCACCCATACATCGTGACCCGCGCGGACGGCGCGGTGATCACCGAGCTGGGCGGGCTGCCGCCGCTGCTGCGGCTGCGCGAGATCGTCGAGGGGCTGCCGCCTGGCGAGCAGGAACTCATCAGCCGCGGCCTGCAGATCGGCATCGTCGTCGACGAGCACCTGGCGACCCCGGGGCAGGGCGACTTCGTGATCCGCGGCCTGGTGGGCGCCGACCCCTCGACCGGGGCGATCGAGATCGGCCAGGTGATCGAGGTAGGCGCGACCGTGCAGTTTCAGGTCCGCGACCCGGTAAGCGCCGACAAGGACCTGCGCCTGGCCGTGGAGCGGGCGTTGGCTGAGCTGCCCGGGCGCCCGGTGGGGGCGCTGTTGTTCACCTGCAACGGGCGGGGTCGGCGCATGTTCGGGGTCGCCGATCACGACGCCTCAACCATTTCCGAGCTGCTGGGCGGCATTCCGCTGGCCGGTTTCCTCGCCGCCGGGGAGATCGGCCCGATCGCGGGCCGCAACGCGCTGCACGGGTTTACCGCGTCGATGGTGCTGTTCCTGGAATGA
- a CDS encoding serine hydrolase domain-containing protein — protein sequence MRGPARKPSARIAIAVGTVVLALAAGCARGHEAQTKLSDKAKATPAPIAAPINAAHPTVSESAQATRPPEPSPAPDFAPVSTLMNDAVAAQRLPGAVVVIGHGGQVVFHQAYGARKLAGEPGLDGSPAPAEPMTEDTIFDIASLTKGLATATALMQLYEQDKVQFDDPVQRYLPDFNPANDPQRAQVTVRMLLTHTSGEPIDVNLADPWGLDTVDKTEGIHRALTTPLQAAPGEVFRYSDINYLLLGALLEKLTGEDEDIYAQRNIFAPLGMTDTSYLPAAKACGPHQTRGAAVVWAPGHMPTDCPEGSWSASLLTRIAPTAHDEESRADPGKNPDYDALLRGTVHDPTARRMGGVAGHAGVFSTAHDVGIYAQALLDRLAGRPSMFPLKRTTLELMTTPQQPGHSAHQLDAANAAARQAIAKTYPAIKGQNLFGFGWDIDTPYSMPRGRVFPVGSFGSTGFTGTSLWLDPGSDTYVVLLSNAIHVRGSSPISDLRGDVATAAARAVRA from the coding sequence CTGCGGGGCCCGGCCCGCAAGCCGTCTGCGCGAATTGCCATTGCTGTCGGGACTGTCGTGCTTGCACTCGCCGCGGGTTGCGCGCGTGGCCACGAAGCGCAGACAAAACTAAGCGACAAAGCCAAAGCAACGCCGGCGCCGATTGCGGCACCCATCAATGCAGCGCACCCAACCGTAAGCGAGAGCGCGCAGGCGACGCGGCCACCAGAACCGTCGCCCGCCCCCGACTTCGCGCCGGTCTCCACGTTGATGAACGACGCGGTTGCCGCACAGCGGCTGCCGGGCGCTGTGGTGGTGATCGGGCACGGCGGCCAAGTCGTCTTCCATCAGGCGTACGGTGCGCGCAAGCTGGCCGGCGAACCGGGGCTGGACGGATCGCCCGCACCGGCCGAGCCGATGACCGAGGACACCATCTTCGACATCGCGTCGCTGACGAAGGGCCTGGCGACGGCGACCGCCCTCATGCAGCTCTATGAACAAGACAAGGTGCAGTTCGACGATCCCGTGCAGAGGTATTTGCCCGACTTCAACCCGGCCAACGACCCGCAGCGCGCACAGGTGACAGTTCGCATGTTGCTGACTCACACGTCAGGCGAACCGATAGACGTCAACCTCGCAGATCCGTGGGGACTGGACACCGTCGATAAGACCGAAGGCATCCATCGGGCACTCACCACGCCGCTGCAGGCGGCGCCCGGTGAGGTTTTCCGCTATTCCGACATCAACTACTTATTGCTCGGCGCACTGCTCGAAAAGCTCACCGGCGAGGACGAAGACATTTATGCTCAGCGCAATATCTTTGCACCGCTGGGTATGACAGACACTAGCTATCTTCCCGCCGCCAAAGCATGTGGCCCACACCAGACTAGGGGAGCGGCGGTTGTCTGGGCACCCGGGCACATGCCGACCGACTGCCCGGAAGGCAGTTGGAGCGCAAGCCTTTTGACGCGCATCGCACCGACAGCACATGATGAAGAAAGCAGGGCCGATCCCGGCAAGAACCCCGATTACGACGCCCTGCTTCGTGGCACTGTGCATGACCCGACGGCACGCCGCATGGGCGGAGTGGCCGGGCATGCCGGCGTGTTCTCGACCGCGCACGATGTCGGTATCTATGCGCAGGCCCTGTTGGATCGGCTCGCAGGCCGTCCGAGCATGTTTCCGCTTAAGCGAACGACATTGGAGTTGATGACGACTCCGCAGCAGCCCGGGCATAGTGCCCACCAACTCGACGCTGCCAACGCCGCCGCCCGCCAAGCAATCGCGAAGACGTATCCAGCGATCAAGGGGCAGAACCTGTTCGGCTTCGGCTGGGATATCGATACGCCATATTCGATGCCGCGCGGCAGGGTGTTTCCCGTCGGCAGCTTTGGAAGCACCGGGTTCACCGGGACCTCGCTATGGCTGGACCCAGGCTCAGATACTTACGTGGTCCTGCTCTCGAACGCCATCCACGTGCGCGGCAGTTCACCGATCTCGGATCTGCGCGGTGACGTCGCTACCGCGGCAGCGCGCGCCGTGCGCGCTTGA
- a CDS encoding PIN domain-containing protein encodes MRAIVDTSVLIGEEPPSRVEAAISVASIAELHFGVLVAADDDERALRTARLGAIESAFDPLPVTAEVAREWGRLSAAVRNRGGRPRRRSVELVIAATANVHGVPLLTHNAGDFRIIDDLVDVRHPSEVPGLGADAQ; translated from the coding sequence ATGCGCGCAATAGTCGATACCTCCGTTCTTATCGGGGAGGAACCGCCCTCGCGCGTCGAGGCCGCGATCAGCGTTGCCTCGATTGCCGAGCTGCACTTTGGCGTTCTCGTCGCAGCCGACGACGATGAACGCGCGCTTCGTACGGCGCGGCTCGGCGCGATCGAATCCGCGTTCGATCCGCTTCCGGTCACGGCCGAGGTCGCGCGAGAATGGGGCCGGCTGTCGGCCGCTGTGCGCAACCGGGGCGGCCGGCCGCGGCGCCGCTCGGTCGAGCTCGTCATCGCCGCTACCGCAAACGTTCACGGCGTGCCGCTCCTGACCCACAACGCAGGGGACTTCCGGATCATCGATGACCTCGTCGACGTTCGTCACCCATCGGAGGTGCCGGGGCTGGGTGCGGACGCGCAATAA
- a CDS encoding type II toxin-antitoxin system Phd/YefM family antitoxin yields the protein MATIPQKELRNNVGEVLRRAEAGEEITITVAGRPVAQLGPAMQKRWVSGPGLRAVWRTPAPKTLGADLKRFPASMAGPFD from the coding sequence ATGGCAACGATTCCCCAAAAGGAACTCCGCAATAACGTCGGCGAGGTTCTGCGCCGGGCAGAAGCGGGCGAGGAGATCACGATCACCGTCGCAGGCCGGCCGGTGGCGCAGCTTGGCCCCGCCATGCAGAAGCGGTGGGTCAGCGGGCCGGGGTTGCGGGCGGTCTGGCGCACGCCGGCTCCCAAAACACTGGGCGCCGACCTCAAGCGGTTCCCCGCCTCGATGGCCGGTCCGTTCGACTAA